The following DNA comes from Hordeum vulgare subsp. vulgare chromosome 3H, MorexV3_pseudomolecules_assembly, whole genome shotgun sequence.
TCACTAAAAACTCTGTCAATCAATTTTCTTTTGCTAGCGAGTTTGAACAAGCAAAAGGCTGTGCTCCAAAATGAGCCGAGAGGGACAACATACCAGAATAGAATCATATGTAGAAGTGTAGGCCCTTGCTGTCTGTGTGATCCAGTTGTACATAAATCTCAAAGAAATATCTAACCACCATCGGGCTGGTCTATAACTGTTTTGAATAAGGTTAGAAAGTTCCCAAGACGCATTCGCTAAGACAAGGAAAAACCGACATGAAAACAAAGTGAAACACATTAGTTCCTCACACTCCTCCTCTAGTAAATCATTTCTCTAGCTCCATATAAGACGAGTTGTAGCTCCACGATATTTCCAATATTCATCTCAAAACACCTCCTACAGAGTATATGTATATCGAAAACAAAAAGATTATCGTTAATGCGCAAACCAAATATCCGAGAGAAAATATCGTACCAAAAATATCCGTAGCCGGAACTTTACAAAAAAAGACCAAAGAATATTGGGCATTATTGCTCAGAAGCCAGAATCTATCCACCATGTGCAAGAATTTTCTATTCCAATCAGCAAACGGGAAAGCAATTGTAATTGCTTTTTTTTTTTGGTGAGAACATTTTATTGCTCGCTGTGGGAAACAAAAGTCTCCCGTCCAAAACTAAAAATGGGCCGCCCGAGAGCGACCCCAACGAAATCGCATAAGGAAAAGCGTGTGACACGTGGCCGTCCGATCGGGCCGCGCACGGATCTCGAGGCAACATCGCCGGTCCACGTCGGCCGGAAAGCGCGCGGGGAATTACGATCGTGCCATCGGGAACGGACGGTCGCGATGGGGAAAAGCGTATCGAAAATATCGCGGTGACCGGTCCACGTGGCCATCCCGATCTGCGCTTTATTCCCTTTTCCGGCCATTAAATTATCCCCCGCCCCCGCCCACCTCATCCCGCCCCACCCCACAAAAATATCTTCTTTCCTGCTCTCCTCCTCCACccaccgccgccggccgccggccgCCGGAGTTTGCTACCCCGGCAGGTGTTAACTACTCCTAGATGATACGGAGATGGCGAGGGTAAGTTGATTCGTCGGGGGCTCGATTGGTGTTGCTAGGTTGTTGAATTTCTCTCGGTTCGCTGGTTGGGTTGGGGATCCAATCCAAGCCAAGCCAtgggggaggaggccggcggctaCGGTTTTGACTTCGGAGGATATGGTGGGTATGAAGGGAGGGTGACCGAGTGGGAGACGGGGCTGCCGGGGTGCGACGAGCTGACCCCGCTGTCTCAGCCGCTGGTGCCGCCGGGGCTCGCCGCCGCGTTCCGCATCCCGCCGGAGCCGGGGCGCACGCTTCTGGACGTGCACCGCGCGTCCTCCGCCACCGTGTCCCGCCTCCGCTCCGCCTCCTCGTCCCCCTCCTCCGGCAACGCCCCCGCCACCGGCGGCTCCTTCCCGTCCTTCCCCGGCAAGTCGTCGGCGGCcggggacgacaacaacaacaacagctcggCCGAGTCGGCGGGGGAGAAGtctgcggcggcggcgacgaagcGGGCGCGGCTGGTGTGGACGCCGCAGCTGCACAAGCGGTTCGTGGAGGTGGTGGCGCACCTGGGGATCAAGAGCGCCGTGCCCAAGACCATCATGCAGCTGATGAACGTGGAGGGGCTCACCCGCGAGAACGTCGCCAGCCACCTCCAGAAGTACCGCCTCTACGTCAAGCGGATGCAGGGCCTCTCCAACGAGGGGCCCTCCGCCTCCGACCACATCTTCGCCTCCACCCCCGTCCCCCACAGCCTCCGCGAGCCGCAGGTCCCCGTCCCtcacgccgccgccatggcccccGCCATGTACCACCACCACCCGGCCCCCATGGGCGGCGTCGCCGCCGGCCACGGCGGCTACTACCAGCAGCAGCACAGCGCCCACGCCGTCTACaacggctacggcggcggcgtcTCCTCCTACCCGCACTACCACCACGGCGACCAGTGATCGATCCCTCCCGGAATTCAGTCCACGGATGCTCTGCTCTCTGCTCATCAGTCAGGTAACAGATGTCGTAATTGTAACCTGTAATCAGTCAGTCAGTCAGTCCATGATCCATCATCACCAGTGTAGCGTagatgtgcgtgtgtgtgtgtcgaTCAGTCAATCAGTTCACGGCTGCGGCCGCGCATAAttgttaagaagaagaagaagattaatTAACAAGGGGAGCTGAAGTGAAGCTGCACCCATGGTAAGAAGAAGACTAGCAATAAGAAGAACAGAGTTGCAGAGAGTGTGTGCTCTGTTTTATGTATgtattgtgatactactgctgctGTAACTTCAAAATCTTGGCCTGCTGCCCCCATTTTGGGCAGTGGCAAGATCATAATATGAAGCCCAACAAGGGAATTAGGATTGTGATCTTGTGCTTGTGCTTGTGCTTGTGAATGTGTCCTGTCCGACCATTTTGGGATCTGAAAATCAGAATTTGACGTTTCAGAAAATACACATCAGAACTGAGACTGACTGGTCTCTGTCCTAGCAAAATCACAGTTGTGATCTTGTACTTGTGCGAAAGTGTCATCTATGCTGCTGCTGGAACTGCAAAATCCCAATTAACAAGGAGATTATGATTGCGATCTTGCACTGAATGTCCTCAATCTTCAGTGTTGCATCTAACTGCACATCCTGTGTGATCTAAAATCCCAATAACCACTTATGGATAATATAGTACTGCTGCTGTGAGCACATAATACTCCTGCCCAACAAACCATTTTGGGATCTGATATTCAGACAAGGAACGAACTTGGAAGTTGGAACTGGCTGCGTGATATCTGTCCTAATCTGAAACCCTGCAAGGAAATTAGGACTGTGATCTCGTACCGAATGCCTGACCAACCTCCCATTTCTGGGTCCGAAATTCAGGCAAAGAACGGACTGCGATCTCTGCCCAGATTTAGTCACATACATTTTCCCACCTCATCAGGTTGTTGCGCCTAAACCATCCCAGACAAAGAAGA
Coding sequences within:
- the LOC123441160 gene encoding transcription factor PCL1-like translates to MGEEAGGYGFDFGGYGGYEGRVTEWETGLPGCDELTPLSQPLVPPGLAAAFRIPPEPGRTLLDVHRASSATVSRLRSASSSPSSGNAPATGGSFPSFPGKSSAAGDDNNNNSSAESAGEKSAAAATKRARLVWTPQLHKRFVEVVAHLGIKSAVPKTIMQLMNVEGLTRENVASHLQKYRLYVKRMQGLSNEGPSASDHIFASTPVPHSLREPQVPVPHAAAMAPAMYHHHPAPMGGVAAGHGGYYQQQHSAHAVYNGYGGGVSSYPHYHHGDQ